One segment of Syngnathus typhle isolate RoL2023-S1 ecotype Sweden linkage group LG9, RoL_Styp_1.0, whole genome shotgun sequence DNA contains the following:
- the slc10a2 gene encoding ileal sodium/bile acid cotransporter: MSMFKETTAELAVCLSEATICSGANCLVPTTDFNATLSLVLSTVLTIMLAMVMFSMGCTVDAQKLWGHLKRPWGIVIGFLCQFGIMPFTAFALSIAFNVLPVQAIVIIIMGCCPGGSGSNIICYWLDGDMDLSISMTACSSILALGMMPLCLLIYTSIWTSSDTIQIPYDSIGITLVALLVPISVGMYFKRRWPELAKKILKVGSITGFGFIVIIAVVGGILYQSSWTIAPSLWIIGTIYPFIGFGLGFLLARFVGQPWYRCRTIALETGFQNSQLCSTIVQLSFSPAELEVMFAFPLIYSIFQLVVAVMFVGGYQAYIKSRGLGSAETDSESPSLEDVYAEGAKEKRFQVENSALELNEDHINKGKAEHFDKNTQL, translated from the exons ATGTCTATGTTCAAGGAAACAACTGCAGAACTTGCTGTCTGCCTCTCTGAAGCCACAATCTGCTCTGGTGCTAACTGCCTTGTTCCAACCACTGACTTTAATGCAACACTGAGTCTAGTATTGAGCACTGTGCTCACCATCATGCTGGCTATGGTCATGTTTTCTATGGGCTGCACTGTGGATGCACAAAAACTCTGGGGGCACCTGAAGAGACCCTGGGGCATCGTTATTGGTTTCCTTTGCCAATTTGGCATTATGCCTTTTACCGCATTTGCTTTGTCAATTGCCTTCAACGTGTTGCCTGTTCAGGCCATTGTCATCATTATCATGGGTTGCTGCCCTGGAGGCTCCGGTTCCAATATTATCTGCTACTGGCTGGATGGAGATATGGATCTAAG TATCAGTATGACAGCCTGTTCCTCCATCCTGGCTCTGGGAATGATGCCCCTCTGTCTGCTTATTTACACCTCCATCTGGACTTCTTCAGACACCATCCAAATCCCATATGACAGTATTG GTATCACTCTTGTGGCCCTCCTTGTCCCGATCTCCGTGGGGATGTATTTTAAACGCAGATGGCCCGAATTGGCTAAAAAGATCCTCAAG GTTGGGTCCATTACAGGTTTTGGTTTCATTGTTATCATTGCTGTAGTTGGTGGAATTCTTTACCAGTCTTCTTGGACCATCGCACCTTCCCTTTGGATAATTGGAACTATTTACCCCTTCATTGGTTTTGGGCTGGGTTTCCTTCTGGCTCGCTTTGTGGGTCAACCATGGTACAG GTGTCGAACAATTGCTTTGGAGACTGGTTTCCAGAACTCCCAGTTGTGTAGCACCATTGTTCAGTTGTCCTTCAGCCCAGCTGAGCTGGAGGTCATGTTTGCATTCCCCCTTATCTACAGCATCTTTCAGCTTGTGGTGGCCGTCATGTTTGTGGGAG GATACCAAGCCTATATAAAGTCACGTGGTCTGGGATCAGCTGAAACAGATAGTGAATCTCCGTCATTGGAAGACGTATATGCAGAAGGAGCTAAAGAGAAGCGCTTTCAAGTGGAAAATAGCGCCTTAGAGTTGAATGAAGATCATATTAATAAAGGCAAGGCTGAGCACTTTGACAAGAACACCCAGCTCTGA